One region of Pyramidobacter sp. YE332 genomic DNA includes:
- a CDS encoding DegT/DnrJ/EryC1/StrS aminotransferase yields the protein MKRANGLFPLEATVEEENGLLESLCPEGGLAYLLSGRCGIYHCLLDIARYDKKRVAYLPLYTCETVVAPFVKAGFALKFYPLDRNMRPLFSEDALDGVSLVSVCGYYGFSTFDRDFVRKCKARGLTVMEDMTHSVLSADGLDENCDYAAGSLRKWMGVACGGFALKRRGRFARAPMPPHREHLKLRYDAIERDDMGLFWKGEMMLRRIFDDFGSDDESVYLMKHADFPSICRKRRENYRTLLENVRESENLKVVFPVLDAGAVPSHFTVFAGEREKVRAALQALDVKTSVYWPRGPLIDLDGQEDTRYIYDHVLSLPCDQRFSTEDMKFIAAALNSCR from the coding sequence ATGAAACGAGCGAACGGCCTGTTCCCGCTGGAAGCGACCGTCGAAGAGGAGAACGGGCTTCTCGAAAGCCTGTGTCCCGAAGGAGGCCTGGCGTATCTCCTGTCCGGCCGGTGCGGGATCTATCACTGCCTGCTGGACATCGCGCGGTACGATAAAAAACGGGTGGCGTACCTTCCTTTATATACCTGCGAGACCGTCGTGGCCCCCTTTGTCAAAGCTGGCTTTGCGCTGAAATTTTATCCGCTTGACCGGAACATGCGCCCCCTATTTTCCGAAGACGCGCTGGACGGCGTCAGCCTCGTTTCCGTTTGCGGCTATTACGGATTTTCCACCTTCGACAGGGATTTTGTGAGAAAGTGCAAGGCGCGCGGCCTCACCGTCATGGAAGACATGACGCATTCGGTCCTGTCCGCCGACGGACTTGACGAAAACTGCGATTACGCGGCGGGGAGCCTGCGCAAGTGGATGGGCGTCGCCTGCGGCGGCTTCGCGCTCAAGAGGCGGGGGCGGTTCGCCCGCGCGCCGATGCCGCCGCACCGGGAACATCTGAAGCTGAGATACGACGCCATAGAACGGGACGACATGGGACTCTTCTGGAAAGGGGAAATGATGCTGCGGCGGATCTTCGATGATTTCGGCAGCGACGATGAGTCGGTCTATCTGATGAAACACGCCGATTTCCCATCGATTTGCAGAAAGCGGCGCGAGAACTACCGGACCCTTCTGGAAAACGTCAGGGAAAGCGAAAACCTCAAAGTCGTTTTCCCCGTTCTCGACGCCGGCGCCGTCCCCAGCCACTTCACGGTCTTCGCCGGCGAAAGGGAAAAAGTCCGGGCCGCCCTGCAGGCGCTGGACGTCAAGACTTCGGTCTATTGGCCCCGGGGGCCTTTGATCGATCTGGACGGGCAGGAGGATACCCGCTACATATACGACCACGTGCTGAGCCTGCCCTGCGACCAGCGCTTTTCCACGGAAGACATGAAATTCATCGCGGCGGCGCTGAATAGTTGCAGATAG
- a CDS encoding thioredoxin family protein, with translation MKLIQIFGMGCARCHETENNVRKAAARLGLDAQIEFVGDLKKMTAMGIIGTPAVAVDGKVVLAGSVPSAAACAALLEKYR, from the coding sequence ATGAAACTGATCCAGATATTCGGTATGGGCTGCGCCCGTTGCCATGAGACAGAGAACAACGTGCGCAAGGCGGCAGCGCGGCTGGGGCTCGACGCCCAGATCGAGTTCGTCGGCGATCTGAAAAAGATGACGGCCATGGGCATCATCGGCACGCCGGCGGTCGCGGTGGACGGCAAGGTCGTTCTGGCAGGCTCCGTCCCCAGCGCGGCGGCCTGCGCCGCGCTGCTGGAAAAATACAGATAA
- a CDS encoding permease produces the protein MWDFIQHQILAMRWLNDLASRALTACGVDTSTRLGGSLQFFFFDVTKIVILLSILIFVISYIQSYFPPERTKRILGRMHGLAANTASALLGTVTPFCSCSSIPLFIGFTSAGLPMGVTFSFLISSPLVDLGSLILLTSIFGARIAAAYVAVGIALAVAGGTALDRMGMEKYVEPFVRSIGAADLDSPELSVRDRLAYAKGQMLFTLKKVFRYILIGVGIGALIHNWLPREFVVSLLGSGNPLAVVAATVVGIPMYADIFGTIPIAEALYAKGAGLGTVLSFMMAVTALSLPSLVMLRQAVKPRLLAVFTGIVALGIMAIGFGFNAFGNLFV, from the coding sequence ATGTGGGATTTCATTCAGCACCAGATTCTCGCCATGCGCTGGCTCAACGACCTCGCCAGCCGGGCGCTGACGGCCTGCGGCGTGGACACATCCACGCGGCTGGGCGGCAGTTTGCAGTTCTTTTTCTTCGACGTGACCAAGATCGTCATTCTGCTCTCGATATTGATCTTCGTCATTTCCTATATCCAGAGCTATTTCCCGCCCGAACGCACCAAAAGGATCCTCGGGCGCATGCACGGCCTTGCGGCCAACACCGCCAGCGCCCTGCTGGGGACGGTAACGCCGTTTTGCAGCTGCTCTTCGATCCCGTTGTTCATCGGCTTCACCAGCGCCGGACTGCCCATGGGCGTGACCTTCTCGTTCCTGATCTCGTCGCCGCTCGTCGATCTCGGCTCGCTGATCCTGCTGACGAGCATCTTCGGCGCGCGCATTGCCGCCGCCTACGTGGCCGTCGGCATCGCGCTGGCCGTCGCCGGCGGCACGGCGCTCGACCGTATGGGCATGGAAAAGTACGTCGAACCGTTCGTCAGGTCGATCGGAGCCGCCGACCTCGACTCGCCGGAGCTGAGCGTACGCGACCGTCTCGCCTACGCCAAGGGACAGATGCTGTTCACGCTGAAAAAAGTGTTCCGCTACATTCTCATCGGCGTCGGCATCGGCGCGCTGATCCACAACTGGCTGCCGCGCGAGTTCGTCGTCAGTCTGCTGGGCAGCGGCAATCCGCTCGCCGTCGTGGCGGCAACCGTCGTGGGGATCCCCATGTACGCCGACATCTTCGGCACGATCCCGATCGCCGAGGCGCTTTACGCCAAGGGCGCGGGGCTGGGTACGGTGCTGTCGTTCATGATGGCCGTCACGGCGCTGTCGCTGCCGTCGCTCGTCATGCTGCGCCAGGCCGTCAAGCCGAGGCTGCTGGCGGTCTTCACCGGCATCGTCGCGCTGGGCATCATGGCGATCGGCTTCGGCTTCAACGCGTTCGGGAATCTGTTCGTCTGA
- a CDS encoding lipoate--protein ligase, producing the protein MDVVRARLVRSPMCNPWRNLAWEEYLTKNCADDEAIFYLWQNAHTVVIGRNQNAWAECRVELMEKEGVTLARRSTGGGAVYHDLGNLNFSFVVPRGHYDMTRQLNVILSALRALGVNAEFTGRNDLTVDGRKFSGNAYQLTRRVGLHHGTLLVDSNMSVLPRYLNVDPEKLKSKGVKSVASRVVNLKEAAPSLTVEKMYAPLEEAFLAEYGGDRVTRENSLPDDDLYRELYARYGSREWLLGRSPQCEAALRRRFAWGGVQLCFDIEDAAVKDLRVFSDAMDGELIQAAERCLDGQAFDWNVLAEALERAFPQQAEMGDLAAWFREHPALQA; encoded by the coding sequence ATGGACGTTGTCAGGGCCCGCCTGGTTCGCTCGCCGATGTGCAATCCGTGGAGAAATCTCGCCTGGGAAGAATATCTGACGAAAAACTGCGCGGACGACGAAGCGATCTTTTATCTCTGGCAGAACGCCCATACCGTGGTGATCGGGCGCAATCAGAACGCCTGGGCCGAGTGCCGCGTCGAACTGATGGAGAAGGAAGGCGTGACGCTGGCCCGCCGTTCGACGGGCGGCGGCGCGGTCTATCACGACCTGGGCAATCTGAACTTCTCCTTCGTCGTGCCGCGCGGGCATTACGACATGACGCGGCAGCTCAACGTGATCCTGTCGGCGCTGCGGGCGCTGGGCGTGAACGCGGAGTTCACCGGGCGCAACGACCTGACCGTGGACGGCCGCAAATTTTCCGGCAATGCCTATCAGCTGACGAGGCGCGTCGGGCTGCATCACGGCACGCTGCTGGTCGATTCCAACATGTCGGTGCTGCCGCGCTACCTCAACGTCGATCCCGAAAAGCTCAAGAGCAAGGGCGTCAAATCGGTGGCGTCCCGCGTCGTCAATCTGAAGGAAGCGGCCCCGTCGCTGACGGTGGAGAAGATGTACGCGCCGCTGGAAGAAGCCTTTCTGGCGGAGTACGGCGGCGATCGCGTGACGCGCGAAAACTCGCTGCCGGACGACGACCTGTACCGCGAACTGTACGCCCGTTACGGCAGTCGCGAGTGGCTGCTGGGGCGCTCGCCGCAGTGCGAGGCCGCGCTGCGCCGCCGTTTCGCCTGGGGCGGCGTGCAGCTGTGCTTCGACATCGAAGACGCCGCGGTGAAGGATCTGCGCGTCTTTTCCGACGCCATGGACGGCGAACTGATCCAGGCGGCGGAACGCTGCCTGGACGGACAGGCTTTCGACTGGAACGTTTTGGCGGAAGCGCTGGAACGCGCGTTCCCGCAGCAGGCGGAAATGGGCGATCTGGCTGCGTGGTTCCGCGAGCATCCGGCGCTGCAGGCATAA
- the gcvPA gene encoding aminomethyl-transferring glycine dehydrogenase subunit GcvPA, translating to MSQYIPNTEADRRAMLDVIGVASIDELFSDIPAQVRLAKALDLPEALSEPELACHLRALSGKNKNLDELTCFLGAGSYDHFIPAAVDTIVSRGEFTTSYTPYQPEAAQGTLQAIFEYQTMVCELTGMEVSNASMYDGATAAAEAMVIAAAETRRSRLLVSCSVNPETVRVLGTYCWSRGYELTVLPCKNGQLDREALNAELSKGDVAALLLQTPSFFGVVEDLTGLADELHAAKALLIVSTDLLALGCLKAPGEFGADVVVGDGQSVGSSVSFGGPAFGFMAATKKLMRKMPGRIVGRTKDVKGRNCYVLTLQAREQHIRREKATSNICSNQNLCIVAASVYLSLMGPRGLREVDERILAKTAYAVDALVKTGKFRPAFAGAPAFREVVLICDEPVASLNARLLEAGILGGLDLSKSHPELGNAWLLAVTEQRTKEEIDRLVSIAAGGDR from the coding sequence ATGAGTCAATATATCCCCAACACCGAGGCTGATCGCCGCGCGATGCTCGACGTCATCGGCGTCGCGTCGATCGACGAACTGTTCTCGGATATTCCCGCTCAGGTCCGCCTGGCCAAGGCGCTCGACCTGCCCGAGGCGCTTTCCGAGCCTGAATTGGCGTGCCATCTGCGCGCGCTGTCGGGAAAGAACAAGAACCTTGACGAGCTGACCTGCTTCCTGGGCGCCGGCTCCTACGACCATTTCATCCCCGCCGCCGTCGATACGATCGTTTCGCGCGGCGAGTTCACCACCAGCTACACGCCCTACCAGCCGGAAGCGGCTCAGGGCACGCTGCAGGCCATCTTCGAGTACCAGACCATGGTCTGCGAGCTGACCGGCATGGAAGTCTCCAACGCTTCGATGTACGACGGCGCCACCGCCGCCGCCGAAGCGATGGTGATCGCGGCCGCCGAAACGCGCCGTTCGCGCCTGCTCGTATCGTGCAGCGTCAATCCTGAAACGGTCCGCGTGCTCGGCACCTACTGCTGGAGCCGCGGCTATGAACTGACCGTCCTGCCCTGCAAGAATGGTCAGCTTGATCGCGAAGCCCTAAACGCCGAACTGTCCAAGGGCGACGTGGCGGCGTTGCTGTTGCAGACGCCCAGCTTCTTCGGCGTCGTCGAGGATCTGACCGGTCTGGCCGACGAGCTGCACGCCGCCAAGGCGCTGCTGATCGTCTCCACCGACCTGCTGGCGCTGGGCTGCCTCAAGGCTCCCGGCGAGTTCGGCGCGGACGTGGTCGTCGGCGACGGACAGAGCGTGGGCAGCAGCGTCAGCTTCGGCGGCCCCGCTTTCGGCTTTATGGCCGCCACGAAAAAACTGATGCGCAAGATGCCCGGCCGCATCGTCGGCCGGACCAAGGACGTCAAGGGGCGCAACTGCTACGTGCTCACCCTGCAGGCCCGCGAGCAGCACATCCGCCGCGAGAAGGCCACGTCGAACATCTGCTCCAATCAGAATCTGTGCATCGTCGCCGCCTCGGTCTATCTCAGTCTGATGGGGCCGCGGGGACTGCGCGAAGTGGACGAGCGGATCCTCGCCAAGACGGCCTACGCCGTGGACGCTCTGGTCAAGACCGGCAAGTTCCGTCCGGCTTTCGCCGGTGCTCCCGCGTTCCGCGAAGTCGTGCTGATCTGCGACGAACCGGTCGCCAGCCTCAACGCCCGCCTGCTCGAGGCCGGGATCCTCGGCGGCCTCGACCTCTCGAAGAGCCATCCCGAACTCGGCAACGCCTGGCTGCTGGCTGTGACCGAACAGCGCACGAAGGAAGAAATCGACCGCCTTGTGTCGATCGCCGCAGGAGGTGACCGCTAA
- the gcvT gene encoding glycine cleavage system aminomethyltransferase GcvT: protein MKRTPMYECHVAAGGRMVDFGGWELPVQYEATGIKTEHLNVRSKAGLFDVSHMGEVTVVGPRAEAWISGLVTNDVTEMHDGQVQYNIMCTPTGGVVDDLLVYRYTRERYLLVINAANVEKDWAWFNDHLTDGVKIENISMQTAEVALQGPNAEAILRKIVDFDPAALEFFHFKDPVDVGGIKAIVSRTGYTGEDGFEIYVDWSKGAELWNIVMEAGKDLGLMPIGLGARDSLRFEAGLPLCGQEFTDTLGPLEAGFGFFVKVDKAGGFIGQPVLKQQKADGLKRKIVAAKLIDKGVPRHEMEVADKDGNVIGVVTTGGYGPSLDANLANCLVNVPAPAVGENLWIVIRGKAKKAEVVKKPFYKKSYKK, encoded by the coding sequence ATGAAGAGAACCCCGATGTACGAGTGCCACGTGGCCGCCGGCGGCCGCATGGTCGATTTCGGCGGCTGGGAGCTGCCGGTGCAGTACGAAGCGACGGGCATCAAGACCGAGCACCTGAACGTGCGTTCCAAGGCCGGTCTGTTCGACGTTTCCCACATGGGCGAAGTGACGGTGGTCGGCCCCAGGGCCGAAGCCTGGATCTCCGGCCTCGTCACCAACGACGTGACGGAGATGCACGACGGACAGGTGCAGTACAACATCATGTGCACCCCCACGGGCGGCGTCGTCGACGACCTGCTGGTCTACCGCTACACCAGGGAGCGCTATCTGCTCGTCATCAACGCGGCGAACGTGGAGAAGGACTGGGCCTGGTTCAACGACCACCTGACCGACGGCGTGAAGATCGAGAACATCTCCATGCAGACGGCCGAAGTGGCGCTGCAGGGCCCCAACGCCGAGGCGATCCTCAGGAAGATTGTCGATTTCGATCCCGCGGCGCTGGAGTTCTTCCACTTCAAGGATCCCGTCGACGTGGGGGGCATCAAGGCCATCGTCAGCCGCACCGGCTACACCGGCGAGGACGGCTTCGAGATCTACGTGGACTGGAGCAAGGGCGCCGAGCTGTGGAACATCGTCATGGAGGCCGGCAAGGACCTCGGCCTGATGCCGATCGGCCTGGGCGCGCGCGACAGCCTTCGCTTCGAGGCCGGGCTGCCGCTGTGCGGGCAGGAATTCACCGACACGCTCGGACCGCTGGAAGCCGGATTCGGCTTCTTCGTCAAGGTCGACAAGGCGGGCGGCTTCATCGGCCAGCCGGTGCTCAAGCAGCAGAAGGCCGACGGCCTGAAGCGCAAGATCGTGGCCGCGAAGCTGATCGACAAGGGCGTGCCGCGCCACGAGATGGAAGTAGCCGACAAGGACGGCAATGTCATCGGCGTGGTCACCACGGGCGGCTACGGCCCCTCGCTGGACGCCAACCTGGCCAACTGCCTTGTGAACGTGCCCGCGCCGGCTGTGGGCGAGAACCTGTGGATCGTGATCCGCGGCAAGGCCAAGAAGGCCGAAGTGGTGAAGAAGCCCTTCTACAAGAAGAGCTACAAGAAGTAA
- a CDS encoding GntR family transcriptional regulator: MESKVTLSKKVEIYLRNKILNGELLPNDKIVELDVAGEMGVSRGPVREALKTLTFEGLVEYQTNKGCSVTTLSPKDAYEVFFMRGSLEKIALERCGGKCSDEAVLKMEIALGQMKKACEDDSLTAIIAADEMFHRQIVDMGRMSRLTKMWQMLSPLNGAMFLTVKNSRKLGADVFDAPSANKYAVGHKNNYEAHKVILEVLKKGDLKDSCLCLDAHYLIVGEKIYRVNLEDEARKASICNYSAPPR; this comes from the coding sequence ATGGAATCCAAAGTCACCTTATCGAAAAAAGTCGAAATCTATCTGAGGAACAAGATCCTCAACGGCGAGCTGCTGCCGAACGACAAGATCGTGGAGCTGGACGTGGCCGGGGAAATGGGCGTAAGCCGCGGCCCCGTGCGCGAAGCCTTGAAGACGCTGACGTTCGAAGGACTTGTGGAGTATCAGACCAACAAGGGGTGCTCGGTCACGACCCTTTCGCCCAAAGACGCTTACGAAGTTTTCTTCATGAGGGGGAGCCTTGAAAAGATCGCTCTGGAACGGTGCGGCGGGAAGTGCAGCGACGAGGCCGTCCTGAAAATGGAGATCGCCCTGGGGCAGATGAAAAAGGCCTGCGAGGACGATTCGCTGACCGCGATCATCGCCGCCGACGAGATGTTCCACCGCCAGATCGTGGACATGGGGCGGATGTCGCGCCTGACCAAGATGTGGCAGATGCTCAGCCCTCTCAACGGCGCGATGTTTTTGACCGTCAAGAATTCGCGCAAGCTGGGGGCGGACGTTTTCGACGCGCCGTCGGCCAACAAGTACGCCGTCGGCCACAAGAACAATTACGAAGCCCACAAGGTCATCCTAGAGGTTCTCAAGAAAGGCGATCTGAAAGATTCCTGCCTGTGCCTCGACGCGCACTACCTGATCGTTGGGGAAAAGATCTATCGCGTAAATTTGGAGGACGAAGCCAGGAAAGCCTCTATCTGCAACTATTCAGCGCCGCCGCGATGA
- the gcvH gene encoding glycine cleavage system protein GcvH has translation MTTKVLPELKYTKDHEWIKIDADGFGLMGITDHAQHAMGDLVYIELPDVDREVKAHEATVIAESVKGANDVFAPVSGTVVEVNSELEDAPEKVNADPYGSWMVKLKPADLKEMDNLLDAAAYQALVEKEEAEA, from the coding sequence ATGACGACCAAAGTTCTGCCTGAGCTGAAGTACACCAAGGACCACGAGTGGATCAAGATCGACGCCGACGGCTTCGGCCTGATGGGCATTACCGACCACGCGCAGCACGCCATGGGCGACCTCGTTTACATCGAGCTGCCCGACGTCGACCGCGAAGTGAAGGCTCACGAAGCCACCGTGATCGCCGAGTCCGTCAAGGGCGCCAACGACGTGTTCGCCCCCGTGTCCGGCACGGTGGTGGAGGTCAACTCCGAGCTTGAGGACGCTCCCGAAAAAGTCAACGCCGATCCGTACGGCAGCTGGATGGTCAAGCTGAAGCCCGCCGACCTGAAGGAAATGGATAACCTGCTCGACGCCGCCGCCTATCAGGCGCTGGTGGAGAAGGAAGAAGCGGAGGCGTAG
- a CDS encoding metalloregulator ArsR/SmtB family transcription factor — protein MNQDDLKSCAAVFKAVAHPARLLILEALAQGELCACKIAELFPALDRTTVSKHLALMVRKNVLRVEKRGVNSYYSLKLTCLPGTLECVRRALGGTPRAGTDGTDGQCRCGGLHKEDTR, from the coding sequence ATGAATCAAGATGACCTGAAAAGTTGCGCCGCTGTGTTCAAGGCCGTCGCCCATCCCGCACGGCTGCTTATTCTCGAAGCGCTCGCTCAGGGAGAGCTGTGCGCCTGCAAGATCGCGGAGCTTTTTCCGGCGCTGGACCGTACCACGGTGAGCAAGCATCTGGCGCTGATGGTGAGGAAAAACGTCCTGCGCGTCGAAAAGCGCGGCGTCAACAGCTACTATTCGCTCAAACTGACCTGCCTGCCCGGCACGCTGGAATGCGTGCGCCGCGCGCTGGGGGGAACGCCCCGCGCCGGAACGGACGGAACGGATGGACAATGCCGCTGCGGCGGCCTTCACAAGGAGGACACTCGATGA